Proteins encoded by one window of Mycolicibacterium sp. ND9-15:
- a CDS encoding restriction endonuclease → MRDVNMPKRSNEFQRLVAMLTMLKSDGATVHESVEVMEIASQECREVDVVAFGKVAGHQSAVFIECRDWKRPQDVQWVEQARTKFDDLGANVKILVSSSGFTKTALAKAARYGIKTITTGEVTPEFVGKVVNSADSAQYWHWVTLVQKAIVVITRDGVTQQQELPGNVPVLYADGSETSMFEDLVNHVTRQHTWAHDRWEEVARKGEELYGEGKVKYVATADGPEPRSNGQKVYVKGISHASGQEELFEIANVIVTFEAKWTVADVPLAHGEYDGTYFSTGTAPLGEGNTVQLVYAETPRGEFDVIGRLDGTLDTLEIQIPAGTADPATDTPESANRGG, encoded by the coding sequence ATGAGGGATGTCAACATGCCGAAACGATCTAACGAGTTTCAGCGTCTAGTGGCGATGCTGACCATGCTGAAGAGTGACGGCGCGACCGTGCACGAATCAGTCGAAGTGATGGAGATTGCCTCGCAAGAATGTCGCGAGGTCGACGTCGTGGCCTTCGGGAAGGTCGCTGGCCATCAGAGCGCGGTTTTTATTGAATGCCGCGACTGGAAGCGCCCACAGGACGTCCAGTGGGTAGAGCAAGCTCGTACGAAGTTCGATGACTTAGGCGCGAACGTGAAAATTCTCGTGTCGTCGAGCGGATTTACGAAGACGGCGCTGGCGAAAGCTGCTCGCTATGGAATCAAGACAATCACGACCGGTGAAGTCACGCCCGAGTTCGTCGGAAAGGTCGTCAACAGTGCTGATAGCGCCCAATATTGGCATTGGGTCACCCTCGTGCAGAAGGCAATCGTCGTCATCACTCGCGACGGTGTAACCCAGCAGCAAGAGCTGCCCGGAAACGTTCCGGTTTTGTACGCCGACGGTTCAGAAACTTCGATGTTCGAAGACCTCGTAAACCATGTCACGCGACAGCACACGTGGGCTCACGACCGGTGGGAGGAGGTGGCGCGCAAAGGGGAGGAGCTGTACGGCGAAGGCAAAGTGAAGTACGTCGCAACAGCCGATGGGCCGGAGCCGAGATCCAACGGCCAGAAGGTGTATGTCAAAGGGATCTCGCACGCGTCGGGCCAGGAAGAACTGTTCGAGATCGCCAATGTCATCGTCACTTTCGAGGCCAAATGGACCGTGGCAGATGTGCCTCTAGCCCACGGTGAGTACGACGGAACATATTTCTCCACGGGCACAGCGCCCTTAGGTGAGGGCAACACGGTGCAGTTGGTCTATGCAGAAACTCCCCGGGGCGAATTTGATGTAATCGGCCGCCTCGACGGCACCCTCGACACACTTGAAATCCAGATCCCGGCCGGAACCGCTGATCCCGCGACTGATACGCCCGAGTCGGCCAACCGAGGCGGGTAG
- a CDS encoding HEPN domain-containing protein, whose product MADRFPDQVAETIGQFQVVSRSPTDGTTEQVDVPERTGVLRFQNNAVELEVSPGFNPVVSWTRRGPGSWAGGPPEERITDGAVVLGAVARQPGEVSLWGVRSVSRQLLGFPSPQQEEQRSREVLAADWCLVGALFSSDDTGFNKVELAVTGLHSFADMPGVRVEMAEWGKVPMSFVYDPPDAATGATSTPIPGEVRFDPRATLPAFGGSDISVTTDTRLMMSFAGAVPLPVVVSDVSIPITSLLTILHGADCRVRRLSVSTPTGDSADVYGHIVDVDAPRDAAGDVLTTLARAGGADFVGRWLNLAKRTSPVPQILAAAYSGEFATVEAEALYLCTAAETLHRRLKPDERRWTAEAVEEGLSGLAGATMPDEVRQALKQALSQYLFEPSFPMRIEALATRVAAVLPGCVGRVNRWKRAVTDQRNALAHGLPPPGSGIDLTKMHAISRSLRWVLTVYLLLEAGAPAEQVAESTQANERYERDWRNWRRVWPRVFADPV is encoded by the coding sequence ATGGCCGATCGTTTTCCGGATCAGGTTGCCGAGACAATCGGACAGTTTCAGGTGGTGTCGCGTTCTCCCACCGACGGCACAACCGAGCAAGTCGATGTGCCGGAGCGCACCGGTGTGTTGCGCTTCCAGAACAATGCGGTCGAACTCGAAGTGAGCCCTGGGTTCAACCCAGTTGTGTCCTGGACCCGACGGGGGCCAGGTTCGTGGGCCGGTGGGCCGCCCGAGGAGCGCATCACTGACGGTGCCGTTGTTCTCGGAGCTGTCGCCCGCCAACCCGGGGAGGTGTCATTGTGGGGAGTGCGCAGCGTAAGTCGGCAGCTGCTGGGGTTTCCTTCGCCCCAGCAAGAGGAACAGCGCAGCCGCGAGGTGCTGGCGGCGGACTGGTGCCTTGTCGGCGCGCTCTTCTCGAGTGACGACACCGGGTTCAACAAGGTGGAACTGGCTGTGACCGGGCTGCACTCGTTCGCAGACATGCCAGGCGTCCGTGTGGAGATGGCGGAGTGGGGCAAAGTGCCTATGTCGTTTGTGTATGACCCGCCAGATGCCGCAACCGGAGCGACGTCGACACCGATACCCGGGGAGGTGCGGTTCGACCCTCGGGCGACATTGCCGGCGTTCGGGGGCTCGGACATCAGTGTCACCACGGACACACGATTGATGATGTCCTTCGCGGGGGCTGTGCCACTTCCGGTGGTGGTGTCCGACGTCTCGATTCCGATCACGAGTTTGCTGACGATCCTGCATGGCGCAGACTGCCGGGTGCGTCGGTTGAGTGTTTCGACGCCGACTGGAGATTCGGCAGATGTTTACGGGCACATTGTCGATGTGGATGCACCCCGCGACGCAGCTGGGGATGTTCTGACTACCCTGGCCAGGGCTGGCGGCGCCGACTTCGTCGGCCGGTGGCTTAATTTGGCGAAGCGGACCTCTCCGGTGCCGCAGATCTTGGCCGCCGCGTACTCCGGTGAGTTCGCCACTGTGGAGGCGGAGGCACTCTACTTGTGCACAGCAGCGGAGACCTTGCACCGTCGATTGAAACCAGATGAGCGGCGATGGACCGCTGAGGCTGTCGAAGAAGGGCTATCAGGGCTGGCGGGGGCCACGATGCCGGATGAGGTCCGACAAGCACTCAAACAGGCACTGAGCCAGTACCTCTTCGAGCCTTCGTTCCCGATGCGGATCGAGGCACTGGCCACCCGCGTCGCTGCGGTGCTTCCCGGCTGTGTGGGCCGGGTGAATCGGTGGAAACGCGCGGTGACCGACCAGCGAAACGCGCTCGCCCATGGATTACCTCCACCAGGTAGCGGAATCGACCTCACGAAGATGCACGCCATATCGAGGTCGCTGCGCTGGGTCCTGACCGTTTACTTGTTGCTGGAAGCGGGCGCCCCCGCTGAGCAAGTTGCAGAGTCGACCCAGGCGAACGAACGATACGAGCGCGACTGGCGGAACTGGCGCCGAGTGTGGCCAAGAGTTTTCGCGGATCCAGTTTGA